A single region of the Streptomyces vilmorinianum genome encodes:
- a CDS encoding esterase/lipase family protein: MRRLARALSAAATACAAVAAVLLPSAPAQAVVPDPVLFVHGYKGGAWNFDLMVSDFKDSGWPADRLYAMSYNPLQSNQTMAAQIRDQVNALRARTGAAKVDVVTHSMGGLGSRWYLKFLGGTSSVDDWVSLGGPNHGTNAAQVCDWAVASCKEMAVGSSFLTQLNAGDETPGAVNYGTFWSSCDELINPDTSTVLSGATNTNVGCVEHAWLLVSENVSQLTRNFVR, translated from the coding sequence ATGCGTCGACTCGCCCGTGCTCTGTCCGCGGCCGCGACCGCCTGTGCCGCGGTGGCCGCTGTGCTGCTGCCGTCGGCTCCGGCCCAGGCCGTGGTGCCCGATCCGGTGCTCTTCGTCCACGGCTACAAGGGCGGTGCGTGGAACTTCGATCTCATGGTCTCCGACTTCAAGGACTCGGGCTGGCCCGCCGACCGGCTGTACGCGATGTCCTACAACCCGCTCCAGTCGAACCAGACGATGGCGGCGCAGATCCGCGACCAGGTCAACGCCCTTCGCGCGCGCACCGGCGCCGCCAAGGTCGACGTGGTGACGCATTCGATGGGCGGCCTGGGCTCGCGTTGGTACCTGAAGTTCCTCGGCGGTACCTCCTCCGTGGACGACTGGGTGTCCCTGGGCGGCCCCAACCACGGCACCAACGCGGCCCAGGTCTGCGACTGGGCGGTGGCGTCGTGCAAGGAGATGGCCGTGGGCAGTTCCTTCCTGACCCAGCTGAACGCGGGTGACGAGACGCCGGGCGCGGTGAACTACGGAACGTTCTGGTCGTCGTGCGACGAGCTGATCAACCCCGATACCAGCACGGTGCTCTCGGGTGCGACGAACACCAACGTGGGCTGTGTGGAGCACGCCTGGCTGCTGGTCAGCGAGAACGTCTCCCAGCTGACGCGGAACTTCGTGAGATGA
- a CDS encoding helix-turn-helix transcriptional regulator — protein sequence MGGEAPVPPVEGVAVRAMLAVHGHARAAAELTAALTPRERAGVDPLPDPLCRRLPSVEAYRACLAPLSAAGRRLLLLAAADQHPVESRAFLRAVAAAGYDTADLTPAQDAGLLWSTAAGIEFCDPLLRAVVYDSARPEERRASHQLLARVLDARTERLPWNWHRACASLGPSRRLARDLAATPVADHRLAAHRAERAALLSPDSAGRLADLASAALHAWRGGRSDHARRLLAAAQSIAPAAAGRDPRISLLRGIVALRCGHAPAAYDDLADAAASAVAVPGAAASGAAASGAATSYAAAPLAPAFATYALAHAAEVGHYTGDLRRCQQAARLAAALSGRHPPPSAPADRALLAGLAGVAASARGGYAEAVVRLREAVMLARQSDDPTALVHATMAALYLGDDDHALAASHQAEAAARAQGALSALPQALEFRAYAEAWSGRLDAATTTAVHALRLAQETGQDNIACHVRAGMALLAAVRGDTGACLAHARSAQSHAAEHGIGLATALSLWALAYLDLTMGRPAEAVSRLRALARLGPGHGHPAIRRITTPHYVEAAVRTGDKAAAAAALSGYEQWAATVASPGHLALAARCRALLCSGEQALDHYREALDLHDADGRHLERGRTELLYGIALRRMRRRPEARDRLRAAHQAFEQFGAQPSARQAAAELRAMGCPVAGPADTSGETPAGVPGIQNLTAQQALIAKMVADGATNREIAARLVLSPRTVDHHLRGIYARLGICSRVELARLVDV from the coding sequence ATGGGTGGCGAAGCTCCCGTACCACCGGTCGAAGGCGTCGCCGTCCGCGCGATGCTGGCCGTCCACGGCCACGCCCGTGCCGCGGCGGAACTCACCGCCGCCCTCACTCCCCGCGAACGCGCCGGTGTCGACCCGCTCCCGGATCCCCTCTGCCGCCGGCTGCCGTCGGTCGAGGCCTACCGTGCGTGCCTGGCCCCGCTGTCCGCGGCCGGCCGCCGCCTGCTGCTGCTCGCCGCCGCGGATCAGCACCCGGTGGAGAGCAGGGCCTTTCTGCGCGCCGTCGCGGCAGCCGGATACGACACGGCGGACCTGACGCCGGCCCAGGACGCCGGCCTCCTGTGGTCCACCGCCGCGGGAATCGAGTTCTGCGATCCCCTGCTGCGGGCGGTCGTGTACGACAGTGCACGGCCCGAAGAGCGCCGTGCCTCCCACCAGTTGCTGGCGCGCGTTCTGGACGCGAGGACCGAGCGGCTCCCCTGGAACTGGCACCGCGCGTGCGCCTCGCTGGGCCCGAGCCGGCGGCTCGCGAGGGATCTCGCCGCGACGCCCGTCGCCGATCACCGCCTCGCGGCCCATCGGGCCGAGCGTGCCGCGCTGCTCTCCCCCGACTCCGCGGGGCGCCTGGCCGACCTTGCCTCCGCCGCCCTGCACGCCTGGCGCGGCGGCCGGTCCGACCATGCCCGCAGGCTCCTGGCCGCCGCGCAGAGCATCGCACCGGCCGCCGCGGGCCGCGACCCGCGGATATCGCTGCTCCGTGGAATCGTCGCTCTGCGGTGCGGGCACGCTCCCGCCGCGTACGACGACCTGGCGGACGCGGCCGCCTCAGCCGTGGCCGTCCCTGGCGCCGCCGCCTCTGGTGCCGCCGCCTCTGGTGCCGCCACCTCCTATGCCGCCGCCCCACTCGCCCCGGCGTTCGCCACGTACGCGCTCGCGCATGCCGCCGAAGTCGGGCACTACACGGGCGATCTGCGACGCTGCCAGCAGGCGGCCCGCCTCGCGGCGGCTCTCTCCGGCCGGCACCCGCCACCGTCCGCGCCGGCCGACCGGGCGCTCCTGGCCGGCCTGGCCGGGGTCGCCGCGTCCGCCCGCGGCGGATACGCCGAGGCCGTGGTCCGGCTGCGCGAGGCCGTGATGCTGGCCCGGCAGAGCGACGACCCCACGGCGCTGGTGCACGCCACCATGGCGGCCCTCTACCTCGGCGACGACGATCACGCCCTCGCCGCGTCCCACCAGGCCGAGGCGGCCGCCCGGGCCCAGGGGGCGCTGTCCGCGCTGCCGCAGGCCCTGGAGTTCCGCGCCTACGCCGAGGCCTGGTCCGGGCGGCTCGACGCCGCGACCACCACCGCGGTCCACGCGCTGCGTCTCGCCCAGGAGACGGGGCAGGACAACATCGCCTGCCATGTGCGGGCGGGCATGGCCCTGTTGGCCGCGGTCCGGGGCGATACCGGCGCCTGCCTGGCCCATGCCCGGAGCGCGCAGAGCCATGCGGCGGAGCACGGGATCGGTCTGGCCACCGCCCTGAGCCTGTGGGCGCTGGCCTATCTCGACCTCACCATGGGCCGGCCCGCGGAGGCGGTCTCCCGACTGCGCGCGCTCGCTCGCCTGGGGCCGGGCCACGGCCACCCCGCCATCCGGCGCATCACCACGCCGCACTACGTGGAGGCCGCCGTCCGTACCGGGGACAAGGCCGCGGCCGCCGCGGCCCTCTCCGGGTACGAGCAGTGGGCGGCGACGGTCGCGAGCCCCGGGCATCTCGCCCTCGCCGCCCGGTGCCGCGCGCTGCTCTGCTCGGGCGAACAGGCCCTCGACCACTATCGCGAGGCCCTGGACCTGCATGACGCGGACGGCCGTCACCTCGAACGCGGCCGCACGGAGCTGCTGTACGGCATCGCGCTGCGCAGGATGCGCCGTCGCCCGGAGGCGCGCGACCGCTTGCGCGCCGCCCACCAGGCGTTCGAACAGTTCGGCGCGCAGCCGAGCGCCCGTCAGGCGGCCGCCGAGCTACGGGCGATGGGCTGCCCCGTCGCCGGGCCGGCGGACACCTCCGGGGAGACCCCGGCCGGCGTTCCGGGGATCCAGAATCTCACCGCCCAGCAAGCACTGATCGCCAAGATGGTCGCCGACGGCGCCACCAACCGCGAGATCGCCGCCCGCCTGGTGCTCAGCCCTCGTACGGTGGACCACCATCTGCGCGGTATCTACGCGCGTCTCGGCATCTGCTCCCGGGTGGAGCTGGCCCGCCTGGTCGACGTCTGA
- a CDS encoding SIS domain-containing protein, with product MTTHVSAEIAGQPDCWRRAAEAASDHADLLPRRGERIAVVGCGTSYFIARAYAALRESLGEGETDAFPASDETPLGRGYDRIVALTRSGATTEVATLLARAAGRIPTLVLTGAPDSRAARHADRVIGLGFADERSVVQTRFATTALQLLRAGLGVDLTPSIVDAELALYEPLPAAWEQRTQFTFLGTGWTVGLADEAAHKLRGVARAWAESYAAMEYRHGPIIISDPSSLVCCLGPAPAGLRDEVEATGALFDADAIDPLAALVRAQRLAVTLAARRGFNPDRPRHASRSVILSGAVPV from the coding sequence ATGACCACCCACGTCAGCGCCGAGATCGCCGGCCAGCCGGACTGCTGGCGGCGGGCCGCCGAGGCAGCCTCCGACCACGCCGACCTGTTGCCCCGGCGCGGTGAGCGGATCGCGGTCGTCGGCTGCGGCACGTCGTACTTCATCGCCCGTGCCTACGCCGCCCTGCGCGAGTCCCTCGGCGAGGGGGAGACCGACGCCTTCCCCGCCTCCGACGAGACGCCGCTCGGCCGCGGCTACGACCGGATCGTCGCCCTCACCCGCTCCGGTGCGACGACGGAGGTGGCCACCCTGCTCGCCCGCGCCGCCGGCCGCATCCCGACGCTCGTCCTGACCGGGGCCCCGGACAGCCGCGCCGCGCGGCACGCGGACCGGGTGATCGGCCTCGGCTTCGCCGACGAACGCTCCGTGGTCCAGACCCGGTTCGCCACGACGGCCCTCCAACTGCTGCGCGCGGGGCTCGGGGTGGACCTGACCCCCTCGATCGTCGACGCCGAACTGGCCCTGTACGAACCGCTGCCGGCGGCCTGGGAGCAGCGCACCCAGTTCACCTTCCTGGGCACCGGCTGGACCGTCGGACTCGCCGACGAGGCCGCGCACAAGCTCCGCGGTGTGGCCCGCGCCTGGGCGGAGTCGTACGCGGCGATGGAGTACCGCCACGGTCCGATCATCATCAGCGACCCCTCCAGTCTCGTGTGCTGCCTGGGACCGGCGCCGGCCGGACTCCGGGACGAAGTGGAGGCCACCGGGGCGCTGTTCGACGCCGACGCCATCGATCCGCTGGCCGCCCTGGTGCGCGCCCAGCGACTCGCGGTCACGCTCGCGGCCCGCCGCGGATTCAACCCGGACCGCCCCCGCCACGCGTCGCGCTCGGTGATCCTCTCCGGAGCGGTCCCGGTCTAG
- a CDS encoding GntR family transcriptional regulator, translated as MAQSEVPASGRELKFRTLMAELRRGILDGTWPPGSKLPTERALATETGLSVTTVRRAYEDLVALGLVERRQGAGTFAAHRPADDGPAGADRRVVGVLVPDTAFYYPRVLQGIERELAAAGARLVLACSHYDPEEEDAAVRRLLSSGVHGLLLVPTLHTATDPGRRADELLALPVPAVLVERRLAAHGPGDPTEHVCTDHEGGAYDAVRHLRDLGHERLGLLVRADAPTTAPIESGFARAVADLGLREPLRVRDGRRGWNPERADRAVADLRAAGVTAVLCFGDREAALVLAAARRAGLRVPEDLALISYDNEFADVAEIPLTAVSPPKFQVGRLAAQILLRRLTDGDASPLHQVQLRPRLVVRASCGAAPARTARGTARGTARKSPSSAS; from the coding sequence GTGGCGCAGAGCGAGGTTCCGGCGTCCGGACGCGAGCTGAAGTTCCGTACCCTCATGGCCGAACTGCGGCGCGGCATCCTCGACGGCACCTGGCCGCCCGGCTCCAAGCTCCCCACCGAGCGGGCCCTGGCCACCGAGACCGGACTCTCGGTGACCACGGTCCGCCGGGCGTACGAGGACCTCGTCGCCCTCGGCCTCGTCGAACGCCGGCAGGGTGCGGGCACCTTCGCCGCACACCGCCCCGCCGACGACGGGCCCGCCGGCGCCGACCGCCGGGTCGTCGGCGTCCTCGTCCCCGACACCGCCTTCTACTACCCCCGTGTTCTCCAGGGCATCGAGCGGGAGCTCGCCGCGGCCGGCGCACGGCTCGTCCTCGCCTGCTCGCACTACGACCCCGAGGAGGAGGACGCCGCCGTCCGGCGGCTGCTCTCCTCCGGCGTCCACGGGCTGCTGCTCGTCCCCACCCTGCACACCGCCACCGATCCGGGCCGGCGCGCCGACGAACTCCTGGCGCTGCCGGTCCCCGCCGTCCTCGTCGAGCGCCGGCTCGCCGCGCACGGCCCCGGCGACCCCACCGAACACGTCTGCACCGACCACGAGGGCGGCGCCTACGACGCCGTACGCCATCTGCGGGACCTGGGGCACGAGCGGCTCGGCCTCCTCGTCCGCGCCGACGCGCCCACCACCGCGCCCATCGAGTCCGGCTTCGCCCGGGCCGTCGCCGACCTCGGCCTGCGCGAGCCGCTCCGCGTACGGGACGGGCGGCGGGGCTGGAACCCCGAGCGGGCCGACCGCGCCGTCGCCGACCTGCGCGCGGCCGGGGTCACCGCCGTTCTCTGCTTCGGCGACCGCGAGGCGGCGCTCGTCCTCGCCGCCGCCCGCCGCGCCGGGCTGCGCGTACCGGAGGATCTCGCGCTGATCAGCTACGACAACGAGTTCGCGGACGTCGCCGAGATCCCGCTGACCGCGGTCTCGCCGCCCAAGTTCCAGGTCGGCAGGCTCGCCGCGCAGATCCTGCTGCGCCGGCTCACCGACGGCGACGCCTCCCCGCTGCACCAGGTGCAGCTGCGGCCGCGGCTGGTCGTCCGGGCCTCGTGCGGCGCGGCGCCGGCGCGGACCGCGCGGGGGACCGCACGGGGGACCGCGCGCAAAAGTCCAAGCAGTGCGTCCTGA
- a CDS encoding alpha/beta fold hydrolase, with protein MTSYRQPGLVLTDRRFTVPLDHAAPEGERIEVYGREVVASDKAGADLPWLVYLEGGPGFGARRFIGRQAWLGRAVQEYRVLLLDQRGTGHSTPANRQTLPLRGTPRQQADYLAHFRADSIVKDCELIRKRLTGGAPWTVLGQSFGGFCATHYLSTAPEGLRAVLITGGLPSLHATADEVYRAAYPRIRRKVEAHYARYPQDVERARRIAAHLAERPATLPSGALLTPQAFQSLGILLGGGEGTHQLHLLLEEAFVLTPAGPALSDAFLENVQAVLSYAGHPLYAVLHEAIYAQGQAQGHGPTAWAAERVRAEFPRFDADKTLAGDEPLLFTGETVHPWHFETDPALRPLRETAQLLAERTDWAPLYDAGRLAANAVPVAAAVYHDDMYVDTAHSLETARAIRGLRTWVTDEFEHDGVRASGPRVLDRLLALARGEI; from the coding sequence TTGACCAGCTACCGCCAGCCCGGCCTCGTCCTCACCGACCGCCGCTTCACCGTCCCGCTCGACCACGCTGCCCCCGAAGGCGAACGGATCGAGGTCTACGGCCGCGAGGTCGTCGCGAGCGACAAGGCCGGAGCGGACCTGCCGTGGCTGGTGTACCTGGAGGGCGGGCCCGGCTTCGGGGCCCGCCGCTTCATCGGCCGGCAGGCCTGGCTCGGCCGGGCCGTCCAGGAGTACCGCGTCCTCCTCCTCGACCAGCGCGGCACGGGCCACTCCACCCCCGCCAACCGCCAGACCCTGCCCCTGCGCGGCACCCCACGGCAGCAGGCCGACTACCTCGCCCACTTCCGCGCCGACTCGATCGTCAAGGACTGCGAGCTGATCCGGAAGCGCCTCACCGGAGGCGCCCCCTGGACCGTCCTCGGCCAGAGCTTCGGCGGCTTCTGCGCCACCCACTACCTCTCCACCGCCCCCGAGGGCCTGAGGGCCGTCCTGATCACCGGCGGGCTGCCCTCCCTGCACGCCACCGCCGACGAGGTCTACCGGGCCGCCTACCCCCGCATCCGGCGCAAGGTCGAGGCCCACTACGCCCGTTACCCGCAGGACGTCGAACGCGCCCGCCGGATCGCCGCCCACCTCGCCGAACGACCGGCCACCCTGCCGTCCGGCGCGCTGCTCACGCCGCAGGCCTTCCAGTCCCTCGGCATCCTGCTCGGCGGCGGCGAGGGGACCCACCAGCTCCACCTCCTCCTGGAGGAAGCCTTCGTCCTCACGCCCGCCGGGCCCGCACTCTCGGACGCCTTCCTGGAGAACGTCCAGGCCGTCCTCTCGTACGCCGGACACCCGCTGTACGCCGTGCTCCACGAGGCGATCTACGCGCAGGGGCAGGCGCAAGGGCACGGGCCCACCGCCTGGGCCGCCGAACGCGTCCGCGCCGAGTTCCCCCGCTTCGACGCCGACAAGACCCTGGCCGGCGACGAACCGCTCCTGTTCACCGGCGAGACCGTCCACCCCTGGCACTTCGAGACCGACCCGGCCCTGCGCCCGCTGCGCGAGACCGCCCAGCTGCTCGCCGAGCGGACCGACTGGGCCCCGCTGTACGACGCCGGGCGCCTCGCCGCCAACGCCGTACCGGTCGCCGCCGCCGTCTACCACGACGACATGTACGTGGACACGGCCCACTCGCTGGAGACGGCCCGTGCGATCCGGGGCCTGCGGACCTGGGTGACCGACGAGTTCGAGCACGACGGCGTACGGGCGAGCGGCCCGCGCGTCCTGGACCGGCTGCTCGCCCTCGCCCGGGGTGAGATCTGA
- a CDS encoding cellulase family glycosylhydrolase produces MDPRGEPPRHPARGPGPYGAPCHDPCEPLHRAAIYPLGNFPSNPSFRETPMTSARSVRLWLRSLGGAGTATAALLLGLTAAPPAAVAAPVTHEAETATVSQGAVESNHTGFTGSGFVNYANVSGSYVQWNVNAAQAGTATLTLRYANGTTTNRPMNITVNGAVAASGKAFPGTGAWTSWATTTLTAPLKAGANTIRATATTVNGGPNVDHLKVDTAAVVVDTPAAINGQLKVCGTKLCNRYGKPVQLRGMSSHGTQWYSQCLTGGSLDALAKDWNADVLRVSTYVQEGGYETDPRKYTDLAHSLIDQATARGMYVIVDWHMLDPGDPHANLTRAKTFFTEIAQRHGAKTNLLYEIANEPSGVSWSRIKSYAEELIPVIRAKDAETPILVGTRAWSSLGVSEGADESEVVANPVNAANIMYTFHFYAYSHRDAYLNTLSRAADKLPVFVTEFGTQNYAGEGANDFAMTQRFLDLMAAKKISWVNWNFSDDNRSGAVFTVGTCGNNGPWAGTSSLKPAGVWIRDRIRTADDFPTS; encoded by the coding sequence ATGGATCCACGCGGGGAGCCGCCTCGGCACCCCGCACGGGGGCCGGGACCGTACGGGGCGCCTTGTCATGACCCTTGCGAGCCGCTCCACCGTGCTGCTATCTATCCGTTAGGAAACTTTCCTTCCAATCCATCGTTCCGGGAGACCCCCATGACATCGGCACGATCGGTACGACTCTGGCTGCGCTCCCTCGGCGGCGCGGGCACCGCCACGGCAGCCCTGCTCCTCGGCCTCACCGCCGCCCCACCGGCCGCGGTCGCCGCCCCCGTCACCCACGAGGCGGAGACGGCCACCGTCTCCCAGGGCGCCGTCGAGTCCAACCACACCGGCTTCACCGGCTCCGGGTTCGTCAACTACGCCAACGTCAGCGGCAGTTACGTCCAGTGGAACGTCAACGCCGCCCAGGCAGGCACCGCCACCCTCACCCTGCGCTACGCCAACGGCACCACCACCAACCGCCCCATGAACATCACCGTCAACGGGGCCGTGGCCGCCTCCGGCAAGGCCTTCCCCGGCACCGGCGCCTGGACCAGCTGGGCCACCACCACCCTCACCGCCCCGCTCAAGGCGGGCGCCAACACCATCCGCGCCACCGCCACCACCGTGAACGGCGGCCCGAACGTCGACCACCTCAAGGTCGACACCGCCGCCGTCGTCGTCGACACCCCTGCCGCGATCAACGGACAGCTGAAGGTCTGCGGCACCAAGCTCTGCAACCGGTACGGCAAGCCCGTCCAGCTGCGCGGCATGTCCAGCCACGGCACCCAGTGGTACAGCCAGTGCCTCACCGGCGGTTCCCTCGACGCCCTCGCCAAGGACTGGAACGCCGACGTCCTGCGCGTCTCCACGTACGTCCAGGAGGGCGGGTACGAGACCGACCCGCGCAAGTACACCGACCTGGCCCACTCGCTCATCGACCAGGCCACCGCGCGCGGCATGTACGTGATCGTCGACTGGCACATGCTCGACCCGGGCGACCCGCACGCCAACCTCACCCGCGCCAAGACCTTCTTCACCGAGATCGCCCAGCGCCACGGTGCGAAGACCAACCTGCTCTACGAGATCGCCAACGAGCCCAGCGGCGTCTCCTGGTCCCGGATCAAGAGCTACGCCGAGGAGCTCATCCCCGTCATCCGCGCCAAGGACGCCGAGACCCCGATCCTCGTCGGCACGCGCGCGTGGTCCTCGCTCGGCGTCTCCGAAGGGGCCGACGAGTCCGAGGTCGTCGCCAACCCGGTGAACGCCGCCAACATCATGTACACCTTCCACTTCTACGCGTACTCGCACCGCGACGCATACCTGAACACCCTGTCCCGCGCCGCTGACAAGCTGCCCGTCTTCGTCACCGAGTTCGGCACCCAGAACTACGCCGGCGAGGGCGCCAACGACTTCGCGATGACCCAGCGCTTCCTCGACCTGATGGCCGCCAAGAAGATCAGCTGGGTCAACTGGAACTTCTCCGACGACAACCGCAGCGGCGCCGTCTTCACCGTCGGCACCTGCGGCAACAACGGACCGTGGGCCGGGACGAGCTCGCTGAAGCCCGCCGGCGTCTGGATCCGCGACCGGATCAGGACGGCCGACGACTTCCCGACGTCCTGA
- a CDS encoding acetylxylan esterase has protein sequence MSRFDLPLDQLRTYRSVSEEPEDFDAFWTKTLDEARDHELGARFDPVETGLATVEVYDVTFAGFGGHPVKGWFVLPAGTREPLPVVVEFLGYGGGRGLPHSHLLWASAGFAHFVMDTRGQGSGWATGDTPDPVGSAPSYPGFMTRGVEDPYAYYYRRLFTDAVRAVEAARSHPLVDAARTAVTGVSQGGGITLAVAGLVRGLVAVAPDVPFLCDFPRATTITDRQPYREIGSYLKTHRGRTEQVRRTLAYFDGVHFAARATAPALFSTGLEDLTCPPSTVFAAFNAYAHEEKGIEVYDFNDHEGGAAFQQAAQLRWIPGKLRDGTTGRG, from the coding sequence ATGTCCCGGTTCGATCTTCCGCTCGACCAACTCCGCACGTACCGCAGCGTGTCCGAGGAGCCGGAGGACTTCGACGCGTTCTGGACCAAGACCCTCGACGAGGCACGGGACCATGAACTCGGCGCGCGCTTCGACCCGGTGGAGACCGGACTCGCGACGGTCGAGGTGTACGACGTGACCTTCGCCGGATTCGGCGGCCACCCCGTCAAGGGCTGGTTCGTCCTTCCGGCCGGGACGCGCGAACCGCTGCCGGTGGTCGTGGAGTTCCTCGGGTACGGAGGCGGGCGCGGCCTGCCCCACTCCCATCTGCTCTGGGCCTCGGCCGGGTTCGCGCACTTCGTGATGGACACCCGGGGCCAGGGCAGCGGCTGGGCGACCGGCGACACCCCCGACCCCGTGGGCAGCGCTCCCTCGTACCCGGGCTTCATGACCCGGGGCGTCGAGGACCCGTACGCGTACTACTACCGCCGTCTGTTCACCGACGCGGTACGCGCCGTGGAGGCGGCCCGCTCGCATCCGCTGGTGGACGCGGCGCGCACGGCGGTGACCGGGGTGAGCCAGGGCGGCGGCATCACGCTGGCGGTCGCGGGGCTCGTACGGGGACTGGTGGCCGTGGCACCGGACGTGCCGTTCCTGTGCGACTTCCCGCGCGCGACGACGATCACGGACCGGCAGCCGTACCGGGAGATCGGGAGCTATCTGAAGACCCACCGGGGCCGGACCGAGCAGGTGCGGCGGACCCTCGCCTACTTCGACGGCGTCCATTTCGCGGCCCGCGCCACGGCCCCGGCGCTCTTCTCGACCGGCCTGGAGGACCTGACGTGCCCGCCGTCGACGGTGTTCGCGGCCTTCAACGCGTACGCCCACGAGGAGAAGGGCATCGAGGTCTACGACTTCAACGACCACGAGGGCGGCGCCGCGTTCCAGCAGGCCGCCCAACTACGGTGGATTCCGGGGAAGTTGCGGGACGGAACAACCGGCCGCGGTTGA
- a CDS encoding right-handed parallel beta-helix repeat-containing protein: MVARYLVSPHGRRRAYPDISSALRAAAGRGRAALIEIAPGRYEEELTVHGEVQLAAVDGPGSVVVSRPRGAVLDASGAVSVHGLVLIGRDADIVGCHAGTLTLEQVEIRADNGVSVHARPNTSVTLRDSVIVHGRTLFAGAAGLVERCRFADAADNAVAVIEGARVSVRDSWIGGSRIHGVRVSNAWAQVTGCELTGTGQAAVMADAQAELTVAGCVITAVHGEGIAYIEQSRGSVDDTRVTDAQHGIAVTSGADPVVRDSVFSECRDTGLIIRTSGRGRFENCEIPGAGNVAVVSTEGGVPEVDGCRISGGNVGIAVTEGARGRFTRIRIEDLTSTALRVWDGSRAAFEHVRVDRCPSGLETRGNGGTTADLADTAFHDLSMAAVTALGESRVTLTGVTAERAVMGFCAGDDAQLFVRGCDVSTMSTGGAIGFGRARVVARDLTVTGSDGIGLCGKDTAYLDVANSTFADCALAGAVFQEECGGRLVDCSVSGTQGQAVQHNGRVDLVALRTTLAVVRTADHPAEPAPTIIHTGPVIHGDVHNSQIAWGNENVTQQQTNEDGSHT, from the coding sequence ATGGTCGCGAGGTATCTCGTCTCGCCGCACGGCCGTCGCCGCGCCTACCCCGACATCTCGTCCGCGCTGCGCGCGGCGGCCGGCCGGGGCCGGGCGGCCTTGATCGAGATCGCGCCCGGCCGCTACGAGGAGGAGCTCACCGTCCACGGCGAGGTCCAGCTGGCCGCGGTCGACGGCCCGGGCTCCGTGGTCGTCAGCCGGCCGCGCGGAGCCGTCCTGGACGCCTCCGGCGCGGTGAGCGTCCACGGCCTCGTGCTGATCGGCCGTGACGCCGACATCGTCGGCTGCCACGCGGGAACCCTCACGCTGGAGCAGGTGGAGATCCGGGCGGACAACGGCGTCAGCGTGCACGCGCGGCCGAACACGTCCGTGACGTTACGGGACAGCGTGATCGTGCACGGCCGGACGCTGTTCGCCGGGGCGGCGGGGCTCGTCGAACGGTGCCGGTTCGCCGACGCCGCCGACAACGCGGTCGCCGTGATCGAGGGGGCCCGCGTCTCGGTCCGCGACAGCTGGATCGGCGGCAGCCGGATCCACGGCGTGCGCGTCAGCAACGCGTGGGCCCAGGTGACCGGGTGCGAGCTGACCGGCACCGGACAGGCGGCCGTCATGGCGGACGCACAGGCGGAACTCACGGTCGCCGGCTGCGTGATCACCGCCGTGCACGGAGAGGGGATCGCGTACATCGAGCAGTCCCGGGGCTCCGTGGACGACACGCGTGTCACCGACGCGCAGCACGGGATCGCCGTGACGAGCGGCGCCGATCCGGTGGTGCGTGACTCCGTGTTCAGCGAGTGCCGCGACACGGGCCTCATCATCCGGACGTCGGGCCGTGGCAGGTTCGAGAACTGCGAGATCCCCGGCGCGGGCAACGTCGCGGTGGTCTCCACCGAAGGCGGCGTTCCTGAGGTCGACGGCTGCCGCATCTCGGGAGGCAACGTCGGCATCGCCGTCACCGAAGGTGCCCGAGGCCGCTTCACCCGGATCCGGATCGAGGATCTGACCAGCACCGCGCTGCGGGTCTGGGACGGATCCAGAGCCGCGTTCGAGCACGTCCGCGTGGACCGCTGCCCGTCCGGCCTGGAGACGCGCGGCAACGGCGGCACCACGGCCGACCTCGCCGACACGGCGTTCCACGACCTCTCCATGGCTGCGGTGACCGCCCTGGGCGAGTCCAGGGTGACGCTCACCGGCGTGACGGCGGAGCGCGCGGTGATGGGCTTCTGCGCCGGCGACGACGCCCAACTCTTCGTGCGCGGCTGTGACGTCAGCACGATGAGCACGGGCGGGGCCATCGGATTCGGCAGGGCGAGGGTCGTCGCGAGGGACCTCACCGTGACCGGTTCGGACGGCATCGGACTGTGCGGCAAGGACACCGCCTACCTGGACGTCGCGAACAGCACGTTCGCCGACTGCGCGCTCGCGGGTGCGGTCTTCCAGGAGGAGTGCGGCGGCCGCCTGGTGGACTGTTCCGTGAGCGGAACGCAGGGTCAGGCTGTTCAGCACAACGGCCGCGTCGACCTGGTCGCGCTGCGCACCACGCTGGCGGTCGTCCGGACAGCCGATCACCCGGCCGAGCCCGCGCCGACGATCATCCACACCGGCCCGGTCATCCACGGCGACGTCCACAACTCCCAGATCGCCTGGGGCAACGAGAACGTCACCCAGCAGCAGACCAACGAGGACGGTTCCCACACATGA